A region from the Arthrobacter gengyunqii genome encodes:
- a CDS encoding siderophore-interacting protein: MTQVSTRTGATAVPRKARRAASAGAVMCFDVEVRRVQRLSANFQRITFAGPCLAEFGVQGQTHDLRIKVVVPSVAADGSPIPLPEFDCSDTAWYRNWLQLDAAVRGSMRTYTVRAARCSGAEPEIDVDFVLHFDKQGRGGPASNWAAAAKPGDRVSIIGPNAAHCVTAESYGGIEFRPGMARHIMLAGDETAVPAITAILESLPADVTGHALLEIPAAGDEQPVSTASSVRVSWLIRGLRPHGELLEAAVRNAVVLPGWASVEGAPVPPRPQIEDVNVDETILWETPQRLTPAAVQGTPNPHTPSGALPFYAWIAGEAAVVRGLRRYLVAEAGIDRKQVAFMGYWRIGRAES; this comes from the coding sequence ATGACGCAGGTCAGTACCCGCACCGGAGCAACAGCAGTGCCCCGGAAGGCGCGCCGGGCCGCCAGCGCCGGTGCCGTGATGTGCTTCGACGTGGAAGTGCGCCGGGTTCAGCGCCTGAGCGCGAATTTCCAGCGCATCACCTTTGCCGGTCCGTGCCTGGCGGAGTTCGGGGTCCAGGGGCAGACGCATGATCTGCGGATCAAGGTGGTGGTGCCATCGGTTGCTGCGGACGGCAGCCCGATCCCCCTGCCGGAGTTCGACTGCAGCGACACCGCCTGGTACCGGAACTGGCTGCAGCTGGATGCGGCCGTGCGCGGTTCCATGCGCACCTACACGGTCCGGGCGGCCCGCTGCTCGGGTGCGGAGCCGGAGATCGACGTCGACTTTGTCCTGCACTTCGACAAGCAGGGCAGGGGAGGCCCGGCATCGAACTGGGCCGCTGCGGCGAAGCCGGGGGACCGGGTCAGCATTATCGGCCCCAACGCGGCCCACTGCGTCACCGCAGAGTCCTACGGCGGCATCGAATTCCGTCCCGGGATGGCACGTCACATTATGCTGGCCGGCGATGAAACCGCTGTCCCGGCCATCACGGCAATTCTGGAGAGCCTGCCCGCGGATGTGACCGGACATGCACTTCTTGAAATTCCCGCTGCGGGCGATGAGCAGCCGGTGTCCACGGCATCTTCAGTCCGGGTGAGCTGGCTGATCCGCGGCCTGAGGCCGCACGGCGAACTGCTCGAAGCCGCTGTCCGGAACGCCGTTGTCCTTCCGGGATGGGCCTCAGTGGAGGGCGCACCCGTGCCGCCGCGCCCGCAGATCGAAGACGTCAACGTGGATGAAACCATTCTGTGGGAAACACCGCAGCGGCTTACTCCGGCGGCCGTCCAGGGAACACCCAACCCGCATACGCCGTCGGGCGCCCTGCCGTTCTATGCCTGGATCGCGGGCGAAGCGGCAGTGGTTCGCGGGCTGCGCCGCTACCTGGTCGCCGAAGCCGGAATCGACCGCAAACAGGTTGCGTTCATGGGTTACTGGCGCATCGGCCGCGCTGAATCATAG
- a CDS encoding SGNH/GDSL hydrolase family protein: MTFTSRYVALGDSFTEGVGDWDDSRPNGVRGWADRVAEQLILADDSWGYANLAIRGKKLHQVLAEQVDAAIALEPTLVTVYAGGNDILRPKVDIDALMDSYDAAIAKLRASGTAVLMFTGFDSGRSPVFGATRGRTALYNELVREVADRHGAELVDYWRMKELQDERYWDIDRLHMAPAGHMLTAKKVLEVLRRTDAIDVPELDEQPARTRAEQLRRDAQWAREYLGPWVGRRLRGVSSGDNLTPKYPVPVHLEAA; the protein is encoded by the coding sequence GTGACTTTTACTTCTCGATATGTGGCACTGGGCGATTCCTTCACCGAAGGCGTGGGGGACTGGGATGATTCCCGCCCCAACGGCGTCCGGGGCTGGGCGGACCGCGTGGCAGAGCAGTTAATCCTCGCCGATGATTCCTGGGGGTACGCCAACCTGGCGATCCGCGGCAAGAAGCTGCACCAGGTCCTCGCGGAACAGGTGGACGCCGCCATCGCGCTGGAACCGACACTGGTGACGGTCTATGCCGGCGGCAATGACATTCTGCGTCCCAAGGTGGACATTGACGCCCTGATGGACTCGTACGACGCCGCCATTGCCAAGCTGCGAGCGTCAGGTACCGCGGTGCTGATGTTCACGGGTTTTGATTCCGGCCGGTCACCCGTATTTGGCGCCACCCGCGGGCGGACCGCCCTGTACAACGAACTGGTGCGCGAGGTCGCTGACCGCCACGGTGCCGAGCTCGTGGACTACTGGCGGATGAAGGAACTGCAGGATGAACGGTACTGGGACATCGACCGGCTGCACATGGCGCCCGCCGGGCACATGCTCACCGCCAAGAAGGTCCTTGAAGTCCTGCGCCGCACGGACGCCATCGATGTGCCGGAACTGGATGAGCAGCCGGCGCGGACCCGTGCCGAGCAGCTGCGCCGGGATGCCCAGTGGGCTCGGGAATACCTCGGTCCGTGGGTGGGGCGCAGGCTGCGGGGGGTTTCCTCAGGGGACAACCTGACCCCCAAATACCCGGTTCCCGTGCATCTCGAAGCCGCCTGA
- a CDS encoding NAD-dependent epimerase/dehydratase family protein, whose product MRVAVIGATGNVGTALLRRLAQARGERPDGLEIVGIARRIPDGGTPPYDGVEWHSIDIATSEGREKLTEALKGADAVVHLAWAIQPNRDEAELHRINVHGTENALAAAAAAGVRQFVCASSVGAYSPAPKDRLTDESWPARGIASSHYSRHKGEQEALLDKFEREYPEIPVARLRPGLILSSDAGTEIGNYFLGPLVPKFILNKLRLPLIPLPKEFSFQIVHADDMADAYWRVVDQRAEGAFNIAADPVITPELLAGVLGARRLLNVPVKLVRAVVGLTWAAHLQRTDPGWIDMAAGAPIMDTSRARDLLGWNPRRTSVEALRFVLDGMTKGDGVKGSPLLAPRR is encoded by the coding sequence ATGCGAGTAGCTGTCATTGGAGCAACCGGAAATGTTGGCACGGCCCTGCTGCGCCGGCTGGCCCAGGCCCGCGGCGAACGGCCGGACGGCCTGGAGATCGTGGGGATCGCCCGGCGGATTCCGGACGGCGGCACCCCTCCGTACGACGGCGTCGAGTGGCACAGCATCGACATCGCCACGAGTGAGGGCCGGGAAAAGCTGACCGAGGCACTGAAGGGAGCCGACGCCGTCGTCCATCTCGCCTGGGCCATCCAGCCCAACCGTGACGAGGCGGAGCTGCACCGCATTAACGTGCACGGCACCGAAAACGCCCTGGCCGCCGCGGCGGCCGCGGGGGTGCGCCAGTTTGTCTGCGCGTCGTCCGTGGGTGCCTACTCCCCCGCCCCCAAGGACCGGCTCACCGATGAGTCGTGGCCCGCGCGCGGCATCGCCAGCTCCCACTACAGCCGGCACAAGGGCGAGCAGGAAGCGCTGCTGGACAAATTTGAACGCGAGTATCCGGAGATACCGGTAGCCCGGCTCCGTCCCGGACTGATCCTCTCTTCGGATGCCGGCACCGAAATTGGCAATTACTTCCTGGGCCCGCTGGTGCCCAAGTTCATCCTGAACAAGCTGCGCCTGCCGCTGATCCCGCTGCCGAAGGAGTTCTCCTTCCAGATTGTCCACGCCGATGACATGGCCGATGCTTACTGGCGGGTGGTGGACCAGCGGGCCGAGGGTGCCTTCAACATCGCCGCCGATCCGGTGATCACCCCGGAGCTGCTCGCCGGAGTGCTGGGCGCCCGGCGGCTGCTGAACGTTCCGGTGAAACTGGTGCGCGCCGTCGTTGGCCTGACCTGGGCCGCGCACCTGCAGCGCACCGATCCGGGGTGGATAGACATGGCTGCCGGCGCTCCCATCATGGACACCTCACGGGCACGGGATCTGCTCGGCTGGAATCCGCGGCGCACCTCGGTTGAGGCACTGAGGTTCGTTTTGGACGGGATGACGAAGGGCGACGGCGTCAAAGGCTCACCGCTGCTCGCTCCCAGGCGCTGA
- a CDS encoding FecCD family ABC transporter permease, with translation MTPAQPPNTPNRNGRRAVLLAAAVLVLALACLASVAFGARALSWGTVVEALTANDPANGDHAVVLSRIPRTVLGLLAGGALGLAGAAMQGVARNPLADPGILGVNAGAAFFVVLGIYGFGISSFLGYIWFALAGAALAAVLVYTVASLGREGATPVKLALAGAALTAGLTSLMSAVLVSSQQTLDVFRFWQAGSVSGRGWDVIAAVLPFLAAGAVIVLGAGRALNGLSLGDDLARGLGQRVGLSRGITALGVVLLCGAATAAAGPIGFVGLVIPHMVRSFTGPDYRWILPFSLVLAPVLLIGADIIGRLALPPGEIPVGVMTAVIGAPVFIWLVRRRKQVQL, from the coding sequence TTGACGCCGGCCCAGCCTCCGAACACGCCCAACCGCAACGGCCGCCGGGCTGTCCTGCTGGCCGCCGCGGTGCTGGTGCTGGCACTGGCCTGCCTTGCCTCCGTGGCATTCGGCGCACGGGCGCTGTCCTGGGGGACCGTCGTCGAAGCCCTCACCGCCAATGACCCGGCCAACGGGGACCATGCAGTGGTCCTGTCCCGGATTCCCCGCACCGTGCTGGGCCTGCTGGCCGGCGGGGCGCTGGGCCTGGCCGGAGCGGCCATGCAGGGGGTGGCGCGCAATCCGCTCGCGGACCCGGGAATCCTGGGCGTCAATGCCGGGGCCGCCTTCTTTGTGGTCCTCGGTATCTACGGCTTCGGCATATCCTCCTTCCTTGGCTACATCTGGTTCGCGCTGGCCGGTGCGGCTCTGGCCGCCGTCCTGGTCTACACCGTGGCGAGCCTGGGCCGCGAAGGAGCCACCCCGGTCAAACTGGCACTGGCCGGCGCCGCACTGACGGCCGGCCTGACCTCCCTGATGAGCGCAGTGCTGGTCTCCAGCCAGCAAACCCTGGACGTCTTCCGGTTTTGGCAGGCAGGCAGTGTCTCAGGCCGCGGCTGGGACGTCATCGCCGCGGTGCTGCCTTTCCTTGCGGCAGGTGCAGTCATCGTCCTGGGCGCAGGACGCGCCCTGAACGGACTGTCCCTCGGAGATGACCTGGCCCGTGGACTGGGGCAGCGGGTTGGCCTCAGCCGCGGCATCACCGCCCTGGGTGTGGTGCTGCTCTGCGGAGCTGCCACTGCGGCGGCCGGTCCCATCGGTTTTGTGGGCCTGGTGATCCCGCACATGGTCCGCTCCTTCACCGGCCCGGACTACCGGTGGATCCTCCCCTTCTCTCTCGTCCTGGCGCCGGTCCTGCTGATCGGCGCCGACATCATTGGCCGCCTTGCCCTGCCGCCGGGAGAGATCCCCGTAGGCGTCATGACGGCGGTCATCGGCGCCCCCGTCTTTATCTGGCTGGTCCGGCGCCGGAAGCAGGTCCAGCTGTGA
- a CDS encoding diacylglycerol/lipid kinase family protein — MATSAAGTRQRVAVIVNPIKKTDVDIRTLVDGICRDEGWDKPLWLETTEEDPGRGMARQALEAGVDLVIAAGGDGTVRCVAAELTGTDTPLGLLPLGTGNLLARNLDIPVDDPAAAISGALTGADRGIDVVHVTLDRALKGDVFLVMAGLGYDAALMGDTNDNLKDRVGWLAYVDAGVRNLPGKPVKSTIRLDGGKEISGYPRSVMGGNCGKIMGGLEIFPGARIDDGLLDIMTMAPKGRLGWLGVVAGLLRRGKGKGASVEYYQCKEAEIFTEIPQDFEVDGDHLGKVSHVAFRVDPSALKVRMPRGEKDPAILTDPEV; from the coding sequence ATGGCCACCTCAGCCGCCGGAACGCGCCAGCGCGTCGCCGTCATCGTGAACCCCATCAAGAAGACGGATGTGGACATCCGCACCCTGGTCGACGGGATCTGCCGGGACGAGGGCTGGGACAAACCCCTGTGGCTGGAGACTACCGAAGAGGATCCCGGCCGCGGAATGGCACGTCAGGCGCTGGAAGCCGGCGTTGACCTGGTCATTGCCGCCGGCGGCGACGGGACGGTCCGCTGCGTGGCAGCCGAGCTGACCGGCACGGACACCCCGCTGGGCCTGCTGCCTTTGGGCACAGGAAACCTGCTGGCACGGAATTTGGACATTCCCGTTGATGATCCGGCAGCGGCGATCAGCGGCGCTCTGACCGGGGCGGACCGGGGGATCGACGTCGTTCACGTCACCCTCGACCGTGCGCTGAAAGGCGACGTCTTCCTGGTCATGGCGGGGCTCGGCTACGACGCAGCCCTCATGGGAGATACCAATGACAACCTCAAGGACCGGGTCGGATGGCTGGCCTATGTTGACGCCGGCGTCCGCAACCTGCCCGGCAAACCGGTGAAGAGCACCATCCGGCTCGACGGCGGCAAGGAGATCTCCGGCTACCCGCGCAGTGTCATGGGCGGCAACTGCGGAAAGATCATGGGCGGTTTGGAGATCTTCCCCGGCGCCCGCATCGATGACGGGCTGCTGGACATCATGACGATGGCCCCCAAGGGGCGGCTTGGCTGGCTCGGCGTTGTGGCAGGCCTGCTGCGCCGCGGCAAAGGCAAGGGGGCCTCCGTGGAGTATTACCAGTGCAAGGAGGCCGAGATCTTCACGGAAATCCCGCAGGATTTCGAGGTCGATGGTGACCACTTGGGCAAGGTCTCGCATGTGGCTTTCCGCGTGGATCCCAGCGCCCTGAAGGTCCGGATGCCTCGTGGAGAGAAAGACCCGGCCATCCTCACCGATCCCGAGGTCTAG
- a CDS encoding FecCD family ABC transporter permease: MIVRAARRRSVRRHRTVAAVLAGAVAVLFAVSILLGTYTVTIPDFFRILGGEQIPGATFIVLESKLPRAVIGLLVGAAFGISGSIFQTMLRNPLASPDIIGISYGASASAVVAIVVFGAAGTTVSLAALCGALIVAMAIYLLSRRGGAAGYRLILVGVGFAAAMQAVVTFLMTRADVRTASQVLVWLNGSLNSSNWDRAAVLAAALLVLLPLTAVLARRLRGLELGEDTAAGLGLRVEASKLGLLVAGVALAAVATAAAGPVAFIAFLSGPIARRLLGGRHSLAVSALVGAVIVLAADFVGANLVPGVSLPVGVVTGTLGAPFLLWLLVTSNRVGRGG, encoded by the coding sequence ATGATTGTCCGTGCCGCGCGCCGCCGGTCCGTGCGCCGCCACCGCACGGTGGCCGCAGTCCTGGCCGGCGCCGTCGCCGTCCTCTTTGCGGTCAGCATTCTGCTGGGCACTTACACCGTCACCATCCCGGACTTCTTCCGGATCCTGGGCGGGGAACAGATTCCCGGTGCCACGTTCATCGTCTTGGAGAGCAAACTGCCGCGCGCCGTCATCGGGCTCCTGGTGGGTGCGGCCTTCGGGATTTCGGGCAGCATCTTCCAGACCATGCTGCGCAATCCGCTGGCCAGCCCGGACATCATTGGCATCAGTTACGGCGCCAGCGCCAGCGCGGTGGTGGCCATCGTGGTATTCGGCGCCGCCGGGACCACCGTTTCCCTGGCTGCCCTGTGCGGAGCCCTGATCGTCGCGATGGCCATTTACCTGCTTTCCCGGCGCGGAGGCGCTGCCGGTTACCGGCTGATCCTCGTGGGGGTGGGCTTTGCCGCGGCCATGCAGGCCGTGGTCACTTTCCTGATGACGCGCGCAGACGTGCGGACAGCCTCGCAGGTGCTGGTCTGGCTGAACGGTTCGCTGAATTCCAGCAACTGGGATCGTGCCGCCGTGCTGGCCGCCGCACTGCTCGTCCTGCTGCCGCTTACTGCGGTTCTTGCGCGCCGGCTGCGCGGGTTGGAGCTGGGGGAGGACACGGCAGCGGGTCTCGGACTGCGGGTTGAGGCGTCCAAACTGGGGCTCTTGGTTGCCGGGGTGGCTTTGGCTGCCGTGGCCACCGCCGCTGCGGGCCCGGTGGCGTTCATCGCCTTCCTGTCCGGTCCGATTGCCCGCCGGCTGTTGGGCGGACGGCACTCCCTGGCGGTCTCCGCCCTGGTCGGTGCCGTCATCGTGCTGGCCGCCGATTTTGTCGGAGCCAATCTGGTTCCCGGCGTTTCACTGCCCGTGGGCGTGGTGACCGGCACCCTTGGGGCGCCGTTCCTGCTGTGGCTGCTGGTGACTTCCAACCGTGTAGGCCGAGGAGGCTGA
- a CDS encoding glutathione S-transferase family protein translates to MADSTATDQDNGSGFSTRGAYVTGGTEYTRDTNYIETRITRDGRDGYPVEAGRYRLIAARACPWANRTIIVRRLLGLEDAISLGTPGPTHDARSWTFDLDPDGRDPVLGIERLQEAFFRRTPGYSRGITVPAIVDIPSGAVVTNNFPQITEDFSTEWKDFHRGGAPDLLPAEHMEEMRAVNKRVFTEINNGVYRCGFAGSQEAYDAAYDRLWTAMDWLEDRLSRQRYLVGDTITEADVRLFTTLVRFDAVYHGHFKCNRNKLTEMPNLWGYARDLFQTPGFGDTVDFEQIKAHYYIVHEDINPTGIVPKGPDLSGWLTEHDREQLGGRPFGNGTPPGPVRSGEEVTPGHGAR, encoded by the coding sequence ATGGCTGACAGCACTGCAACAGACCAGGACAACGGCTCCGGCTTCAGCACGCGCGGAGCGTATGTGACCGGCGGTACCGAGTACACCCGGGACACGAACTACATCGAAACACGCATCACGCGCGACGGGCGGGACGGCTATCCGGTGGAAGCGGGCCGGTACCGGTTGATCGCTGCGCGGGCCTGCCCCTGGGCCAACCGGACCATCATCGTGCGGCGGCTGCTGGGGTTGGAAGATGCCATTTCGCTGGGCACCCCCGGCCCCACCCACGACGCCCGCAGCTGGACCTTCGACCTGGATCCGGACGGCAGGGACCCGGTGTTGGGAATCGAACGGCTCCAGGAGGCCTTCTTCCGGCGCACCCCGGGTTACAGCCGCGGAATCACTGTTCCGGCCATCGTGGACATCCCGAGCGGCGCCGTGGTGACCAACAATTTCCCGCAGATCACCGAGGATTTCTCCACCGAGTGGAAGGACTTCCACCGCGGGGGTGCTCCGGACCTGCTGCCCGCAGAGCACATGGAGGAAATGCGGGCCGTCAACAAGCGGGTCTTCACCGAGATCAACAACGGCGTCTACCGCTGCGGCTTCGCCGGATCACAGGAAGCCTATGACGCCGCCTATGACCGGCTGTGGACGGCAATGGACTGGCTGGAGGACCGGCTCTCGCGCCAGCGCTACCTGGTGGGGGACACCATCACCGAGGCCGACGTCCGCCTGTTCACCACCCTGGTCCGCTTCGATGCGGTGTACCACGGACACTTCAAGTGCAACCGGAACAAGCTCACGGAGATGCCGAACCTCTGGGGATACGCCCGCGATCTCTTCCAGACGCCCGGGTTTGGGGACACCGTCGACTTTGAGCAGATCAAGGCCCACTACTACATCGTGCATGAGGACATTAACCCCACGGGCATCGTGCCCAAGGGTCCGGACCTGTCAGGGTGGCTCACTGAGCACGATCGAGAGCAGCTCGGCGGCCGGCCGTTCGGCAACGGAACCCCTCCGGGACCGGTGCGCTCCGGCGAAGAAGTAACCCCGGGACACGGCGCGCGCTGA
- a CDS encoding ABC transporter ATP-binding protein encodes MDNTPDPDTLSAQDLVLSYGERVVVDGLSVTLPAGRITIIVGANACGKSTLLRGLSRLLKPAGGTVLLGGRDIHSRPAREVARTLGLLPQTPTAPDGITVADLVGRGRYPHQGWFRQWTPDDDAAVAAALEATGTLDLAERNVDELSGGQRQRVWIAMALAQETQILLLDEPTTFLDVTHQIEVLDLVTDLNRRAGTTVAIVLHDLNLAARYADHLIAMKSGAIVAQGAPADVVTEDLVRDVFGLESRVIEDPVSGTPMVVPLGRHHARLPADPDAGAEAEPGPDQAKPVGYLPNPHDTRTARASKTRLEAAS; translated from the coding sequence ATGGACAATACCCCTGACCCGGACACCCTGAGCGCACAGGATTTGGTCCTTTCCTACGGCGAGCGCGTGGTGGTGGACGGACTGTCGGTGACGCTCCCCGCCGGCCGCATCACGATCATTGTCGGCGCCAACGCCTGCGGCAAGTCCACCCTGCTCCGCGGGCTGTCCCGGCTGCTCAAGCCGGCGGGCGGTACGGTGCTGCTGGGCGGGCGGGACATCCATTCCCGGCCGGCGCGCGAGGTGGCCCGCACCCTGGGACTGCTGCCCCAGACGCCCACCGCGCCGGACGGCATCACGGTGGCGGACCTGGTGGGCCGCGGCCGCTACCCGCACCAGGGCTGGTTCCGGCAGTGGACGCCCGACGACGACGCCGCCGTTGCCGCCGCGCTGGAAGCCACCGGCACCCTGGACCTTGCCGAGCGCAACGTTGACGAGCTGTCGGGCGGCCAGCGCCAGCGGGTGTGGATTGCCATGGCACTGGCCCAGGAGACGCAGATCCTCCTCCTCGACGAGCCCACTACCTTCCTGGACGTCACCCACCAAATCGAGGTGCTGGACCTCGTCACCGACCTGAACCGGCGGGCGGGCACCACCGTGGCGATCGTGCTGCATGACTTGAACCTGGCCGCCCGCTATGCGGACCATCTGATCGCCATGAAGTCCGGTGCCATCGTGGCCCAGGGTGCCCCCGCCGACGTGGTCACCGAAGACCTGGTCCGCGACGTCTTCGGCCTGGAGTCCCGGGTCATTGAAGATCCGGTCTCCGGCACTCCCATGGTGGTGCCTCTGGGGCGCCACCATGCCCGGCTCCCTGCGGATCCGGATGCGGGTGCGGAGGCGGAGCCTGGCCCGGACCAGGCCAAACCCGTGGGCTACCTGCCCAACCCGCACGACACCCGCACGGCACGCGCTTCAAAAACCCGCCTGGAGGCCGCATCATGA
- a CDS encoding M23 family metallopeptidase — MPPVAKPLAANFRWLSTPARSTCALGAGAVLALGSLVAGTAHSATEDSLLVDRTSVVSELAPETAPAEPPAENGQEPAAPVEAAPAEAEPAEPEPAAPTPSVPLDERRVTSPFGWRENPLLGNGALEWHTGIDFGAPLGTPVKATSPGTVTYAEYHQYGGLRVVVDHGNGVETTYNHLNEISVEVGQWVDFNQQVGAVGSTGNSTGPHLHFEVLRNGEYQDPAVELGL, encoded by the coding sequence ATGCCGCCGGTTGCAAAGCCCCTGGCCGCAAATTTCCGCTGGCTGTCCACCCCGGCCCGCAGCACCTGTGCCCTCGGTGCGGGTGCCGTCCTGGCGCTGGGATCCCTTGTGGCCGGCACGGCCCATAGCGCAACGGAGGATTCGCTCCTGGTGGACCGCACCTCCGTGGTGTCAGAACTGGCTCCTGAAACCGCCCCCGCGGAACCCCCTGCAGAAAACGGACAGGAACCCGCCGCACCCGTGGAAGCAGCTCCGGCGGAAGCAGAGCCGGCGGAACCGGAGCCCGCGGCGCCAACCCCGTCCGTGCCTCTGGACGAACGGCGCGTGACGTCTCCGTTCGGTTGGCGGGAGAATCCGCTGCTCGGAAACGGAGCACTGGAATGGCATACCGGAATCGACTTCGGCGCCCCGCTGGGCACCCCCGTGAAGGCGACATCTCCCGGCACCGTGACCTACGCGGAGTACCACCAGTACGGTGGCCTGCGCGTGGTGGTGGACCACGGAAACGGTGTTGAGACCACCTACAACCACCTGAATGAAATCTCTGTCGAGGTGGGGCAGTGGGTGGACTTCAACCAGCAGGTCGGTGCCGTCGGAAGCACCGGCAACTCCACCGGGCCGCACCTGCACTTCGAAGTGCTGCGAAACGGGGAATACCAGGATCCTGCCGTCGAGCTGGGGCTGTAA
- a CDS encoding MFS transporter, producing MPKDAPTLRRPVLRRRRLKVDDVNVVDKSMMKKAVGGTVVGNTMEWFDIGVYGYLAVTMGAVFLSEADASAQLIFSLGVFAATFLARPLGGIVFGRLGDRLGRQKTLATTLMLMAGSTFVIGLLPGYDQIGMWAPVLLILMKLLQGFSTGGEYAGATTFVTEYASDKRRGYLSSILDLGSYMGFALGAGVVSIMQLTLSPETMLDWGWRIPFLIAGPLGLIAIYFRLKIEESPAFQATLDAQEENAASDNPDAEVAPPGTLAMIGLYWRPIVVAMVLVAAANTVGYTLTSYMPSYLTDSMGYDALHGTLLTIPVLVLMALCIPLCGKLSDRIGRRPVLLMGAGSTIVLAVPAFLLIAHGPIWSTLLGLCLLAVPVTLYVSNLASALPALFTTASRYGAMGISYNFAVAIFGGTAPLIMQGLINLTGNELMPAFWLMATSVVGAVAVYIMKESANRPMPGSMPSVDTHAEARDLVATQDENPRLDVDSLPFGIERADESKLEAAGEPKQQDS from the coding sequence ATGCCCAAAGATGCACCCACCCTCCGTCGTCCTGTCCTCAGGCGCCGGCGCCTGAAGGTTGATGACGTGAATGTCGTCGACAAGTCGATGATGAAAAAGGCCGTTGGCGGAACCGTTGTCGGCAACACCATGGAATGGTTCGACATCGGTGTCTACGGCTATCTCGCCGTCACCATGGGTGCGGTGTTCCTCTCCGAAGCCGATGCCTCCGCCCAGCTCATCTTCAGCCTGGGTGTCTTCGCAGCCACCTTCCTGGCCCGCCCGCTCGGCGGAATCGTCTTCGGCCGGCTCGGTGACCGTCTGGGCCGCCAGAAGACGCTGGCCACCACCCTGATGCTGATGGCCGGCTCAACTTTCGTGATCGGTCTGCTGCCCGGCTATGACCAAATCGGCATGTGGGCTCCGGTGCTGCTTATCCTGATGAAGCTGCTCCAGGGTTTCTCCACCGGCGGCGAGTACGCCGGCGCCACCACCTTCGTGACGGAGTATGCCTCGGACAAGCGCCGCGGCTACCTCTCCAGCATCCTGGACCTGGGCAGCTACATGGGCTTCGCGCTCGGTGCCGGCGTGGTATCCATCATGCAGTTGACGCTCAGTCCCGAAACGATGCTCGACTGGGGTTGGCGCATTCCCTTCCTGATTGCAGGCCCGCTGGGTTTGATCGCCATCTACTTCCGGCTCAAGATCGAAGAGTCCCCGGCGTTCCAGGCCACGCTGGACGCGCAGGAGGAGAACGCGGCATCAGATAATCCGGATGCCGAAGTGGCGCCCCCGGGAACGCTGGCCATGATTGGCCTCTACTGGCGCCCGATCGTCGTGGCCATGGTTCTGGTCGCAGCAGCCAATACCGTGGGGTACACCCTGACGTCCTACATGCCGTCCTACCTCACCGACTCGATGGGATACGACGCGCTCCACGGCACGCTGCTCACCATTCCCGTCCTGGTGCTGATGGCACTGTGCATTCCGCTCTGCGGCAAGCTCTCGGACCGCATCGGCCGCCGGCCCGTGCTGCTGATGGGCGCGGGGTCCACGATTGTGCTGGCTGTTCCGGCGTTCCTGCTGATCGCCCACGGTCCCATCTGGTCGACCCTGCTGGGCCTCTGCCTGCTGGCTGTGCCCGTGACCCTCTACGTGTCCAACCTCGCTTCGGCGCTCCCGGCACTGTTCACCACTGCAAGCCGCTACGGCGCCATGGGCATCTCCTACAACTTCGCCGTGGCGATCTTCGGCGGCACGGCTCCATTGATCATGCAGGGTCTGATCAACCTGACAGGCAACGAGCTGATGCCGGCGTTCTGGCTGATGGCAACCTCCGTGGTGGGAGCCGTGGCGGTCTACATCATGAAGGAATCCGCCAACCGGCCCATGCCCGGCTCCATGCCCAGCGTGGACACACACGCCGAAGCACGGGACCTTGTGGCAACCCAGGATGAGAATCCCCGGCTCGACGTCGATTCCCTGCCCTTCGGCATTGAACGCGCTGATGAATCAAAGCTGGAAGCCGCCGGGGAGCCCAAGCAGCAGGACAGCTAG